The Drechmeria coniospora strain ARSEF 6962 chromosome 02, whole genome shotgun sequence genome has a segment encoding these proteins:
- a CDS encoding 6-phosphofructokinase — MALAKKKIAIMTSGGDSPGMNGVVRAVVRMAIHKGCDAYAVYEGYEGLVRGGDYIKKMEWQDVRGWLSEGGTLIGTARCMAFYERDGRRKAAKNMVLNGIDALIICGGDGSLTGADKFRAEWPSLLKELVETGDLSQDQMATYKHLNIVGIVGSIDNDLSGTDATIGCYSALSRICEMVDYIEATASSHSRAFVIEVMGRHCGWLALLAGVATGADFVFIPERPQDHDWRTDMALVVRRHRKLGKRKTIVIVAEGARDKNGAKITSVEIKDLLADKSHDGLGLDTRITTLGHVQRGGTAVAYDRILATLQGVEAVNAVLEASPETETCFIAINENKLVRKPLMKAVEETKELAAAVEAKEFEKAMSLRDTEFADQYRSYLTTTNVMVDDHKLPEKNRMKIGFINVGAPAGGMNAAVRAAVAYCVSRGHQPMAIHNGFAGFARHHDDKPIGAVRPFDWLEVDGWASKGGSEIGTNRELPSESGMELIANLIEQHEFDALFIVGGFEAFHSVSQLRKARDQYPSLCIPICLLPATISNNVPGTEYSLGSDTCLNELVNYCDKIRQSASATRRRVFVIETQGGRSGYVATLSGLSVGAAAVYTPEEGISLEMLNSDVMHLKKVFTNDKGQSRAGRLILVNEKASKVYDAKLIASIIRDEAHDRFESRESIPGHVQQGGVPSPMDRCRAVRLAIKCIQHLEDFGRNAHNRVKKDPNSTTVIGIQGSEVVFTPIKVLEEEGTDWPNRRPKVAHWLSLRSVVDVLGGRPDYPKPEKSLKGLVAKDTKRGIV, encoded by the exons ATGGCGCTGGCGAAAAAGAAGATCGCCATCATGACCTCGGGAGGTGACTCTCCCGGCATGAACGGCGTCGTCCGTGCCGTCGTCCGCATGGCCATCCACAAGGGCTGCGACGCCTACGCCGTCTACGAAGGCTACGAGGGGCTCGTCCGCGGAGGCGACTACATCAAGAAGATGGAGTGGCAAGACGTCCGCGGCTGGCTGTCCGAGGGAGGAACCCTCATCGGCACCGCACGCTGCATGGCCTTTTACGAACGAGACGGACGCcgcaaggcggccaagaacaTGGTCCtcaacggcatcgacgccctcATCATCTGCGGCGGAGACGGTTCCCTGACGGGTGCCGACAAGTTCCGGGCCGAGTGGCCCTCGCTCCtcaaggagctcgtcgaaACGGGCGACCTTTCCCAAGACCAGATGGCCACCTACAAGCACCTCaacatcgtcggcatcgtcggctccATCGACAATGACCTCTCCGGCACCGACGCCACCATCGGCTGCTACTCGGCCCTCTCGCGCATCTGCGAGATGGTCGACTACATCGAggccacggcctcgtcgcacTCGCGCGCCTTCGTCATCGAGGTCATGGGCCGCCACTGCGGCTggctcgccctcctcgccggcgtcgccacgGGCGCCGACTTTGTCTTCATCCCCGAGCGTCCCCAGGACCACGACTGGCGCACGGACATGGCTCTCGTCGTGAGAAGG CATCGCAAGCTGGGCAAGAGAAAGACgatcgtcatcgtcgccgagggtGCCCGCGACAAGAACGGCGCCAAGATAACGTCGGTCGAGATCAAggacctcctcgccgacaagagccacgacggcctcggcctcgacacgCGCATCACGACGCTCGGACACGTCCAGCGCGGCGGAaccgccgtcgcctacgaccgcatcctcgccaccctccagggcgtcgaggccgtcaacgCCGTGCTCGAGGCCTCGCCCGAGACGGAGACGTGCTTCATCGCCATCAACGAGAACAAGCTCGTGCGCAAGCCGCTCAtgaaggccgtcgaggagaccaaggagctcgccgccgccgtcgaggccaaggagttCGAGAAGGCCATGTCGCTGCGAGACACGGAGTTTGCCGATCAGTACAGGTCGTACCTGACGACGACCAACGTCATGGTCGACGACCACAAGCTGCCGGAGAAGAAT CGCATGAAGATAGGTTTCATCAACGTCGGCGctcccgccggcggcatgaACGCGGccgtccgcgccgccgtcgcctacTGCGTCAGCCGTGGCCACCAGCCCATGGCCATCCACAACGGCTTCGCCGGCTTCGCCCGCCACCACGACGACAAGCCGATCGGCGCCGTCCGTCCCTTCGACtggctcgaggtcgacggctggGCCAGCAAGGGCGGCTCCGAGATCGGCACCAACCGCGAGCTGCCCTCGGAGTCGGGCATGGAGCTCATCGCCAACCTCATCGAGCAGCACGAGTTCGACGCcctcttcatcgtcggcggcttcgaggCCTTCCACTCGGTCTCGCAGCTGCGCAAGGCGCGGGACCAGTACCCCTCCCTCTGCATCCCCATCTGCCTCCTGCCGGCGACCATCTCGAACAACGTGCcgggcacggagtactcgctCGGCTCCGACACGTGCCTCAACGAGCTCGTCAACTACTGCGACAAGATCAGGcagtcggcctcggccacgcgcCGCCGCGTCTTCGTCATCGAGACGCAGGGCGGCCGCTCGGGCTACGTCGCGACGCTCAGCGGCCtcagcgtcggcgccgccgccgtctacACGCCCGAGGAGGGCATCAGCCTCGAGATGCTGAACTCGGACGTGATGCACCTCAAGAAGGTCTTCACCAACGACAAGGGCCAGTCGCGCGCCGGCCGGCTGATCCTCGTCAACGAGAAGGCGAGCAAGGTCTACGACGCGAAGCTCATTGCGAGCATCATCCGCGACGAGGCCCACGATCGCTTCGAGAGCCGCGAGAGCATCCCCGGCCACGTCCAGCAGGGCGGCGTCCCGTCGCCCATGGACCGCTGCCGCGCCGTCCGGCTCGCCATCAAGTGCATCCAGCACCTCGAGGACTTTGGCCGCAACGCCCACAACCGGGTCAAGAAGGACCCCAACAGCACCACGGTCATCGGCATCCAGGGCTCCGAGGTCGTCTTCACGCCCATcaaggtgctcgaggaggagggcacCGACTGGCCCAACCGGCGGCCCAAGGTGGCCCACTGGCTCTCGCtccgctccgtcgtcgacgtcctcggcggcaggcCCGACTATCCCAAGCCCGAGAAGAGTCTGAAAGGGCTCGTCGCGAAGGACACGAAGCGCGGCATAGTGTGA